Proteins found in one Halobaculum sp. MBLA0147 genomic segment:
- a CDS encoding MFS transporter, with product MTDGPAGESPASETPDPFDPFGQVAALPRDTLVLSVAMFAFSLGFQATGRYLPQYLAVLGASSLTIGLYGSLGNLISAVFPYPGGALSDRIGSRAALTLFGVASTAGFLVWWVAGDLASVPLGPLVVGGVTLETNLAVVTLFVGLFLSQGWKSFGLGATFAVVKQSVAPEHLAAGFAATETFRRTAFLLGPLVAAAILAVYSFDVGFRLLLLLAALVGGVATVAQHVLYDATNDSLGDSFDGLATIREDLRSLPSPLRPLLVGDTLVRFANGMVYVFFVRVVVDFRAVGATLPVVGRLAPEAYFGVLLAVEMAVALVTMAPVARLAERVGLVPVVGLGFAVYAVFPAVIVAAPADAAVYALLFAGSGLRFAGLPAHKALIVGPAEADAGGRVTGSYYLVRNAVTIPSAAVGGWLYGVDPRLAFGLATVVGLVGTGYFLLRGEEFAAYA from the coding sequence ATGACCGACGGTCCCGCGGGGGAGTCGCCCGCGTCGGAGACACCCGACCCGTTCGACCCGTTCGGGCAGGTGGCCGCGCTGCCGCGGGACACGCTGGTGCTCTCGGTCGCGATGTTCGCGTTCTCGCTTGGGTTCCAGGCGACCGGTCGCTACCTCCCGCAGTACCTCGCCGTGTTGGGGGCCTCCAGCCTCACCATCGGACTGTACGGGAGTCTCGGGAACCTGATCTCGGCGGTGTTCCCGTACCCCGGCGGCGCACTGTCCGACCGGATCGGCTCGCGGGCGGCGCTGACACTGTTCGGCGTCGCCTCGACCGCCGGCTTCCTCGTCTGGTGGGTCGCCGGTGACCTCGCGTCCGTGCCGCTCGGGCCGCTCGTCGTCGGTGGCGTGACCCTGGAGACGAACCTCGCGGTGGTCACCCTGTTCGTCGGCCTGTTCCTCTCGCAGGGGTGGAAGTCGTTCGGGCTCGGCGCGACGTTCGCGGTCGTGAAACAGTCCGTCGCACCCGAACACCTCGCCGCGGGGTTCGCGGCGACGGAGACGTTCCGCCGGACCGCGTTCCTCCTCGGCCCGCTCGTCGCCGCGGCGATCCTCGCGGTGTACAGCTTCGACGTCGGATTTCGACTCCTCCTCCTGCTCGCGGCGCTCGTCGGCGGCGTCGCGACCGTCGCCCAACACGTGCTGTACGACGCCACGAACGACTCGTTGGGCGACTCTTTCGACGGGCTGGCGACGATCCGCGAGGACCTACGCTCGTTGCCCTCGCCGTTGCGGCCGCTGCTCGTCGGGGACACCCTCGTCCGCTTCGCCAACGGGATGGTGTACGTGTTCTTCGTCCGCGTCGTCGTCGACTTCCGTGCGGTCGGCGCGACGCTGCCGGTCGTCGGACGGCTCGCACCCGAGGCGTACTTCGGGGTGTTGTTGGCCGTCGAGATGGCCGTCGCGCTCGTGACGATGGCGCCGGTCGCCAGACTCGCCGAGCGGGTGGGACTGGTCCCGGTCGTCGGACTCGGCTTCGCGGTGTACGCCGTCTTCCCCGCCGTGATCGTCGCCGCACCCGCCGACGCGGCCGTCTACGCGCTGTTGTTCGCCGGCTCGGGGCTCCGGTTCGCCGGGCTGCCGGCCCACAAGGCGCTGATCGTCGGGCCTGCCGAGGCGGACGCCGGCGGGCGCGTGACGGGGTCGTACTACCTCGTGCGGAACGCGGTCACGATCCCGAGTGCCGCCGTCGGCGGGTGGCTGTACGGTGTCGATCCGCGACTCGCGTTCGGCCTCGCGACCGTCGTCGGGCTCGTGGGGACGGGGTACTTCCTCCTCCGCGGCGAGGAGTTCGCGGCGTACGCCTGA
- a CDS encoding tryptophan--tRNA ligase codes for MRDRDAPPEEAQPDDDPDQSGAWWRETAATPRRRPVTDGGTDTEGVTLDPWGSATVGDYENLFAEFGIEDFREVLDEVPDPHYLMRRRVIFGHRNYGPVARALANDEPAAALSGFMPTGDPHIGHKLVFDELIWHQRQGADAYGLIADLEAHAARGLSWAEIDEHARDYLLSLIALGFDAEEGELYRQSTNDRLQDLAFELGGHARFAEFESIYGFDGETSVSHMQSVVTQMADILYPQLDEPKPTVIPVGPDQDPHVRLARDLAARMRYFKVTEAFASFEADAAERALLREAYDARETWADEPERPRCEGAAAWLADRPVGADDDAIAETRAGARDRVVEKLENAGMEPLRPRVRFLDRNANDEAFEALIEAVDGEKRVFDAHVDAFEMDAAEAEALAREVEIDAGGYGFVAPSSLYHRFMTGLTGGKMSSSVPASHISLLDDPEDGYDKVKAATTGGRTTAEEQREKGGKPDECPVYELYAYLLSQDDDEFAQRVYDECAGGERLCGGCKEQAAELMREFLEDHQEKREEAEEVLAELDVDLDVAGSRRGVAPAEE; via the coding sequence ATGCGCGACCGAGACGCGCCACCCGAGGAGGCACAGCCCGACGACGATCCCGACCAGTCGGGCGCGTGGTGGCGCGAGACGGCCGCGACACCGCGTCGTCGCCCGGTGACCGACGGCGGCACGGACACGGAGGGTGTCACGCTCGACCCCTGGGGCTCGGCGACGGTGGGCGACTACGAGAACCTCTTCGCGGAGTTCGGGATCGAGGACTTCCGCGAGGTGTTAGACGAGGTCCCGGACCCGCACTACCTGATGCGGCGCCGCGTGATCTTCGGCCACCGGAACTACGGCCCGGTGGCGCGGGCGCTGGCGAACGACGAGCCCGCCGCCGCACTGTCCGGGTTCATGCCCACCGGCGACCCCCACATCGGCCACAAGCTCGTGTTCGACGAGCTGATCTGGCACCAACGGCAGGGGGCCGACGCCTACGGACTGATCGCGGACTTGGAGGCCCACGCCGCCCGCGGCCTCTCGTGGGCGGAGATCGACGAACACGCCCGCGACTACCTGCTGTCGCTGATCGCGCTCGGCTTCGACGCAGAGGAGGGGGAGCTGTACCGCCAGTCCACGAACGACCGCCTCCAGGATCTGGCCTTCGAACTCGGCGGGCACGCCCGCTTCGCGGAGTTCGAGTCGATCTACGGGTTCGACGGCGAGACCAGCGTCTCGCACATGCAGTCGGTCGTCACCCAGATGGCGGACATCCTCTACCCGCAACTGGACGAGCCGAAGCCGACCGTGATCCCCGTCGGGCCGGACCAGGACCCACACGTCCGCCTCGCACGCGACCTGGCGGCGCGGATGCGCTACTTCAAGGTGACCGAAGCGTTCGCGAGCTTCGAGGCCGACGCCGCCGAGCGTGCGCTCCTCCGAGAAGCGTACGACGCCCGCGAGACGTGGGCCGACGAGCCGGAGCGGCCGCGGTGTGAGGGTGCCGCCGCGTGGCTCGCGGACCGTCCCGTCGGTGCCGACGACGACGCGATCGCCGAGACACGTGCCGGTGCCCGCGACCGCGTCGTCGAGAAGCTCGAGAACGCGGGGATGGAGCCGCTGCGACCGCGTGTGCGGTTCCTCGACCGCAACGCGAACGACGAGGCCTTCGAGGCCTTGATCGAGGCCGTCGACGGCGAGAAGCGGGTGTTCGACGCCCACGTCGACGCCTTCGAGATGGACGCCGCCGAGGCCGAGGCGCTCGCCCGCGAGGTGGAGATCGACGCGGGTGGGTACGGCTTCGTCGCCCCCTCCTCGCTCTACCACCGGTTCATGACCGGGCTCACGGGCGGGAAGATGTCCTCGTCGGTGCCGGCGAGTCACATCTCGCTGTTGGACGACCCCGAGGACGGCTACGACAAGGTGAAGGCCGCCACCACCGGCGGTCGGACGACGGCGGAGGAGCAACGCGAGAAGGGCGGGAAGCCGGACGAGTGTCCCGTCTACGAACTGTACGCCTACCTCCTCTCGCAGGACGACGACGAGTTCGCCCAACGGGTGTACGACGAGTGTGCCGGCGGCGAGCGACTCTGTGGCGGCTGCAAGGAGCAGGCGGCCGAGTTGATGCGGGAGTTCCTCGAAGACCACCAGGAGAAACGCGAGGAGGCGGAGGAGGTCCTCGCGGAGTTGGACGTGGACCTCGACGTGGCTGGCTCGCGCCGCGGCGTCGCACCCGCCGAGGAGTGA
- a CDS encoding phosphatase PAP2 family protein, giving the protein MTGVLDATLTDAPGWLTVAAAVLTQAGDPWFLFLLATLGYWLAPPVTAEPRRVGAALVAVGLGALAVALGAKAVVAVPRPPGAATATVPGWLPPPLASVVRSAASDTGYGFPSGHAVGAAAVYGALAAFLDVGTRRRRWLAAGGIVAVVAATRVLLGLHTVGDVLGGVAIGAATLWLLVRAGRPGLRPRPDRVFFLAALLALVAVVAGVFVGGVGSDGRTTVGAAVAFGGGLGGYAVWRARGTEPEPVGPLAALAGLVVVGTPFAYAGVVVTSGLPVVFGVFPDTVPLRAVVGAASAGVSVALVVAWPTLVRWGREEWRAVRAG; this is encoded by the coding sequence GTGACGGGGGTGCTCGACGCGACGCTGACCGACGCGCCGGGGTGGCTGACCGTCGCCGCCGCGGTCCTCACGCAGGCCGGCGACCCGTGGTTCCTGTTCCTCCTGGCGACGCTCGGCTACTGGCTCGCGCCCCCGGTCACGGCCGAACCGCGGCGCGTCGGGGCGGCGCTGGTCGCCGTCGGCCTGGGTGCGCTGGCGGTCGCGTTGGGTGCGAAGGCGGTCGTCGCGGTCCCGCGGCCCCCCGGCGCGGCGACGGCGACGGTACCCGGGTGGCTCCCGCCGCCACTCGCGAGTGTCGTTCGGTCGGCCGCCAGCGACACCGGCTACGGGTTCCCGTCCGGCCACGCCGTCGGCGCGGCGGCGGTGTACGGCGCGCTCGCGGCGTTCCTCGACGTGGGGACGCGGCGACGGCGCTGGCTCGCGGCGGGTGGCATCGTCGCCGTCGTCGCGGCGACGCGCGTCCTGCTCGGCCTCCACACCGTCGGCGACGTGCTCGGCGGCGTCGCGATCGGCGCGGCGACGCTGTGGCTGCTCGTCCGGGCCGGTCGCCCGGGGCTCCGGCCGCGCCCGGATCGCGTGTTCTTCCTCGCGGCGCTGCTGGCGCTGGTCGCGGTCGTCGCGGGTGTCTTCGTCGGCGGGGTCGGTAGTGACGGCCGGACGACGGTGGGTGCGGCGGTGGCGTTCGGCGGCGGACTCGGCGGGTACGCCGTCTGGCGAGCACGTGGGACGGAGCCGGAGCCGGTCGGCCCGCTCGCGGCGCTCGCCGGGCTGGTCGTCGTCGGCACCCCGTTCGCGTACGCCGGTGTCGTCGTCACGAGTGGGCTCCCGGTCGTGTTCGGCGTGTTCCCCGACACGGTGCCGCTGCGTGCGGTGGTCGGCGCCGCGAGCGCCGGTGTCTCCGTCGCGCTCGTCGTCGCCTGGCCGACGCTCGTGCGGTGGGGGCGCGAGGAGTGGCGCGCCGTGCGGGCGGGGTGA
- a CDS encoding AAA domain-containing protein, with protein MIDELVDTWRLADARLFAADLDRDDHSPTDVPAALETALDHLAVETDDPAGYAVPLFDATTPTPTSEYVVYRPEASQVGWLDTGFGVSGTVRFTDADDHARTELGHRLRFWVPAERPGVATTVSEDDLPPRHVDPVDPLDEAATTAWFDEVAAAVRDERDRERAGAREAYERRDVGRRRRDDETVGPFRLAGAVRDGAASGRGGVDASRAGGDGSRDGDSRHGESRHGDSRYGDADERATGAAYRYRLADVPAERVDLRAAGLFAGDWCLADADGEGFPVPVRLAAVEDPRVTIHPDWDAVSDAVVDRLAASLADGVDLWLAPLVTPVPYERRLDGVAAVRETPAKRALVAGRDALSFSANRFDLPETAVDLDRHQHDALVWADGADDLALLHGPPGTGKTRTLTATVLAAVEKGQSVLVTAHSNQAVDNLLVGESTPGEPAPDTLHAAAERGDLSLARVGRNSSNPVVERSYVGESVAAADVVAATTSGAAQFDRSRFDLAVVDEATQASRAATLIVLARAEKLVLAGDHRQLPPYAAGESAATDRLRPSLFETLLDRYGADAAVSLRRQYRMHPAIAAFPSEQFYDGWLETAADAERTVGDLPPLAGVDVAGGERPHGTESYANDREAAVVCREVRRLLEAGLDPGSIAVITPYSGQRAVCRDRLGEEGLLDGSGVAAGSERDTAAADRYGTDTDDGTVAVDTVDAFQGSERAAVVVSFVRSNPSAASGFLTFPAAGPRRLNVALTRARRRLVLVGDWARLGTVGDDRDHAESAADVYAALADHLRDRDAMRSAE; from the coding sequence GTGATCGACGAACTCGTCGACACCTGGCGGCTCGCCGACGCGCGGCTGTTCGCGGCCGACCTCGACCGCGACGACCACTCGCCGACGGACGTGCCGGCGGCACTGGAGACCGCACTCGACCACCTCGCCGTCGAGACCGACGACCCGGCGGGGTACGCCGTCCCGCTGTTCGACGCGACGACGCCGACGCCCACCTCGGAGTACGTCGTCTACAGACCCGAGGCCAGCCAGGTCGGCTGGCTCGACACCGGCTTCGGCGTCTCCGGCACCGTCCGGTTCACCGACGCCGACGACCACGCGCGGACGGAACTGGGTCACCGACTCCGGTTCTGGGTCCCGGCAGAACGCCCCGGCGTCGCCACCACGGTCTCGGAGGACGACCTCCCGCCACGGCACGTCGACCCCGTCGATCCGCTCGACGAGGCTGCCACGACGGCGTGGTTCGACGAGGTGGCGGCGGCCGTCCGCGACGAGCGCGACCGCGAGCGGGCGGGCGCTCGCGAGGCGTACGAGCGCCGCGACGTGGGTCGACGACGACGCGACGACGAGACCGTCGGTCCGTTCCGACTCGCTGGCGCGGTTCGAGACGGCGCGGCGTCGGGGCGTGGGGGTGTCGACGCGTCGCGTGCCGGCGGTGACGGCTCTCGGGACGGCGACTCGCGACACGGCGAGTCGCGGCACGGCGACTCACGATACGGGGACGCGGACGAACGAGCGACGGGTGCCGCCTACCGCTACCGACTCGCGGACGTGCCGGCCGAGCGCGTCGACCTCCGCGCGGCGGGACTGTTCGCGGGCGACTGGTGTCTCGCGGACGCCGACGGGGAGGGGTTCCCGGTGCCGGTGCGACTCGCGGCGGTCGAGGACCCACGGGTGACGATCCACCCGGACTGGGACGCGGTGAGCGACGCGGTGGTGGACCGTCTCGCCGCGTCACTCGCGGACGGCGTCGACCTCTGGCTCGCGCCGCTCGTCACGCCGGTGCCGTACGAGCGCCGGCTCGACGGGGTCGCGGCGGTTCGCGAGACCCCCGCGAAGCGCGCGCTGGTCGCCGGTCGCGACGCGCTGTCGTTCTCCGCGAACCGCTTCGACCTCCCCGAGACGGCGGTCGATCTCGACCGTCACCAACACGACGCGCTGGTGTGGGCCGACGGCGCAGACGACCTCGCCCTGTTGCACGGGCCGCCGGGGACGGGGAAGACGCGGACACTCACTGCGACCGTCCTGGCGGCCGTCGAGAAGGGGCAGTCCGTGCTCGTGACGGCCCACTCGAACCAGGCCGTCGACAACCTGCTCGTCGGGGAGTCCACGCCGGGCGAACCGGCACCGGACACGCTCCACGCGGCCGCCGAGCGCGGCGACCTCTCGCTGGCGCGCGTCGGTCGCAACTCGTCGAACCCGGTCGTCGAGCGGTCGTACGTCGGCGAGTCGGTCGCCGCTGCGGACGTGGTGGCGGCGACGACGAGCGGCGCGGCGCAGTTCGACCGGAGCCGGTTCGACCTCGCGGTCGTCGACGAGGCGACACAGGCGAGTCGCGCCGCGACGCTGATCGTCCTCGCTCGCGCCGAGAAGCTCGTGTTGGCGGGCGATCACCGCCAACTCCCGCCGTACGCGGCCGGCGAGTCGGCGGCGACGGACCGACTCCGGCCGTCGCTGTTCGAGACGCTGCTGGACCGGTACGGCGCGGACGCGGCGGTGTCGCTCCGCCGTCAGTACCGGATGCACCCCGCGATCGCCGCCTTCCCGAGCGAGCAGTTCTACGACGGGTGGCTGGAGACGGCCGCGGACGCCGAGCGGACCGTCGGCGACCTGCCGCCGCTCGCGGGTGTCGACGTGGCCGGGGGGGAGCGCCCTCACGGCACCGAGTCGTACGCCAACGACCGCGAGGCTGCGGTCGTCTGTCGCGAGGTGCGACGACTGTTGGAGGCGGGGCTCGATCCGGGCTCGATCGCGGTGATCACGCCGTACTCCGGACAGCGCGCCGTCTGCCGCGACCGACTCGGCGAGGAGGGGCTCCTCGACGGGAGCGGCGTAGCTGCCGGCAGCGAGCGCGACACGGCGGCCGCCGACCGGTACGGCACGGACACCGACGACGGGACGGTGGCGGTCGACACGGTCGACGCGTTCCAGGGGAGCGAGCGGGCCGCGGTGGTAGTGTCGTTCGTCCGGAGCAACCCGAGCGCGGCCAGTGGGTTCCTCACGTTCCCGGCGGCCGGACCACGACGGCTGAACGTCGCACTCACCCGGGCGCGGCGGCGGCTCGTCCTGGTCGGCGACTGGGCGAGACTCGGGACCGTCGGTGACGACCGCGATCACGCGGAGAGTGCGGCCGACGTGTACGCTGCGCTGGCCGATCACCTGCGCGACCGCGACGCGATGCGGTCCGCGGAGTAG
- a CDS encoding DUF5807 family protein, with the protein MDETDDGDGGALTAFLAGERLADVAIFLADDYLDTEGRLAELGEAVDGGVVLVVEGEKGRRAFASGTGMDAVEFAQTAMNTDGQINRHLNGGDCPATDADGPHAVEFAFAFAEEENPGVGGLYAEGDVVHAYAHCSCGTSYSHKWVVGDRA; encoded by the coding sequence ATGGACGAGACCGACGACGGCGACGGCGGCGCACTGACGGCGTTCCTCGCCGGCGAGCGGCTGGCGGACGTAGCGATCTTCCTCGCGGACGACTACCTCGACACGGAGGGGCGGCTGGCCGAGCTCGGCGAGGCCGTCGACGGCGGGGTCGTCCTCGTCGTCGAGGGGGAGAAGGGCCGTCGCGCGTTCGCCTCCGGCACGGGGATGGACGCGGTGGAGTTCGCACAGACGGCGATGAACACCGACGGGCAGATCAACCGCCACCTCAACGGTGGCGACTGTCCGGCGACGGACGCCGACGGCCCTCACGCCGTCGAGTTCGCGTTCGCCTTCGCCGAGGAGGAGAACCCGGGCGTCGGTGGCCTCTACGCCGAGGGTGACGTGGTCCACGCCTACGCACACTGTTCGTGTGGCACCAGCTACTCCCACAAGTGGGTCGTCGGCGACCGCGCCTGA
- a CDS encoding methyltransferase domain-containing protein, which translates to MTHLSTERDHHTVEHPATRPLQTSVYDWWSRHPRAMRLLYALSFLGRESTFRDRARDALAPAPGERLLELGCGDGRALPHLAAAVGPDGHVLGLDASEGMTTAAAARTASDDTVSVVRGDGRRLPVPDGTLDGAYSAMALSAVPEPAAAVDAVHAALHPGGRYVVLDARPFADGPLRAIDALTVPISRRLTDWVPSVDLVATLRDRFETVSVDTYNAGSIVLVRAERGD; encoded by the coding sequence GTGACCCACCTCTCGACGGAGCGCGATCACCACACTGTCGAGCACCCAGCCACGAGACCGCTCCAGACGAGCGTGTACGACTGGTGGAGTCGCCACCCGCGAGCGATGCGACTCCTGTACGCGCTGTCGTTCCTCGGGCGGGAGTCGACGTTCCGAGACCGTGCACGCGACGCACTCGCTCCGGCGCCCGGCGAGCGACTGCTGGAACTCGGCTGTGGCGACGGACGGGCGTTGCCACACCTCGCGGCCGCCGTCGGACCCGACGGCCACGTCCTCGGACTCGACGCCAGCGAGGGGATGACGACCGCTGCGGCGGCGCGGACGGCGAGCGACGACACCGTGTCCGTCGTGCGCGGTGACGGGCGACGGCTCCCCGTCCCCGACGGCACACTCGACGGCGCGTACTCCGCGATGGCGCTGTCGGCCGTCCCGGAGCCGGCAGCCGCGGTCGACGCCGTCCACGCCGCACTCCACCCCGGCGGCCGCTACGTCGTGTTGGACGCGCGACCGTTCGCCGACGGCCCGTTGCGCGCGATCGACGCCCTCACCGTCCCGATCTCGCGGCGACTCACCGACTGGGTGCCGAGTGTCGACCTGGTCGCGACGCTCCGCGACCGGTTCGAGACGGTGAGTGTCGACACCTACAACGCCGGGTCGATCGTCCTGGTCCGTGCCGAGCGGGGCGACTGA
- the endA gene encoding tRNA-intron lyase, which translates to MDGTLRDGVVEVRGTDARQRYFDSSGYGRPRGEGVDLARVEAAHLLYRGDLASVDGRGFREFFVDAVDAEPRFAARFLVYADFRERGFYCSPARDGWPGHDADPLPDLTVYERGAEPGGAVAYRVLVAGERRELPARDLAGLSLAVVDEESDVSYFTCTAGGGFEGATTTDLPSGVAATLLDDRAVCWDPPAALYQSAFYGQPVAGREAAVVDALQLSLVEAADLAARGAVDLDPAAVRERGRTVEGERFDRRLSVYRALREDGVVPKTGYKFGADFRTYDDVPSVAELPHSEALVRVLPADHAFHPRELALDVRLAGGVRKRMVFALADDGDHRWLTVGRLTP; encoded by the coding sequence ATGGACGGCACACTCCGCGACGGCGTCGTCGAGGTCCGGGGCACCGACGCCAGACAGCGGTACTTCGACTCCAGCGGCTACGGTCGCCCGCGCGGGGAAGGCGTCGACCTCGCCCGCGTTGAGGCCGCACACCTGCTGTACCGCGGTGACCTCGCCAGCGTCGACGGCCGCGGGTTCCGCGAGTTCTTCGTCGACGCCGTCGACGCCGAACCGCGGTTCGCGGCTCGCTTCCTCGTGTACGCCGACTTCCGGGAACGCGGCTTCTACTGTTCGCCCGCCAGAGACGGCTGGCCGGGCCACGACGCCGACCCGCTCCCGGATCTGACGGTGTACGAACGCGGCGCCGAACCGGGCGGCGCGGTCGCGTACCGCGTGCTCGTCGCTGGGGAACGCCGCGAGTTGCCCGCCCGTGACCTCGCCGGACTCTCCCTCGCGGTCGTCGACGAGGAGAGCGACGTGAGCTACTTCACCTGTACCGCCGGCGGCGGGTTCGAGGGGGCGACGACGACTGACCTCCCGTCCGGCGTGGCCGCGACGTTGCTCGACGACCGCGCGGTGTGTTGGGACCCGCCCGCCGCGTTGTACCAGTCGGCGTTCTACGGCCAGCCGGTCGCCGGGCGCGAGGCGGCCGTCGTCGATGCCCTCCAGTTGTCGCTCGTCGAGGCGGCGGACCTCGCGGCACGCGGGGCCGTCGACCTCGATCCGGCGGCGGTACGCGAGCGCGGCCGGACGGTGGAGGGCGAGCGGTTCGACCGCCGGCTGTCGGTGTACCGCGCCCTGCGCGAGGACGGCGTCGTGCCGAAGACGGGGTACAAGTTCGGCGCGGACTTCCGGACGTACGACGACGTGCCCAGCGTCGCGGAGTTGCCCCACTCGGAGGCACTGGTGCGGGTGCTCCCGGCCGATCACGCCTTCCACCCGCGCGAACTCGCCCTCGACGTGCGACTGGCCGGCGGCGTCCGCAAACGGATGGTGTTCGCGCTGGCGGACGACGGCGACCACCGGTGGCTCACCGTGGGGCGGCTGACGCCGTGA
- a CDS encoding TATA-box-binding protein: MGDPTETLETENVVASTSVGQELDLLELAMDLPGADYDPEQFPGLVYRLDDPDCATLLFRSGKVVVTGAASVAAAHEAVREVFDRLADLEIPVADEPAPTIQNVVTSADVETTLNLEAVAIGLGLEQIEYEPEQFPGLVYRMETPDVVTLLFGSGKVVVTGATSHEDAATAVEGVTERLTELGLVG, encoded by the coding sequence ATGGGCGACCCGACGGAGACGCTGGAGACGGAGAACGTCGTCGCCTCGACGAGTGTCGGGCAGGAGTTGGACCTCTTGGAGTTGGCGATGGACCTGCCCGGAGCGGACTACGATCCCGAACAGTTCCCGGGACTCGTCTACCGACTGGACGACCCCGACTGTGCGACACTGTTGTTCCGTTCGGGGAAGGTGGTCGTCACCGGCGCGGCGTCGGTCGCGGCGGCGCACGAGGCCGTCCGCGAGGTGTTCGACCGTCTCGCCGACCTGGAGATTCCCGTTGCGGACGAGCCAGCGCCGACGATCCAGAACGTCGTCACCTCCGCCGACGTGGAGACCACGCTCAACCTCGAGGCGGTCGCCATCGGGCTGGGACTCGAGCAGATCGAGTACGAGCCGGAACAGTTCCCGGGACTCGTCTACCGCATGGAGACGCCGGACGTGGTGACACTGCTGTTCGGCTCCGGGAAGGTGGTCGTCACCGGCGCGACCAGCCACGAAGACGCCGCGACCGCCGTCGAAGGTGTGACCGAACGGTTGACCGAACTCGGGTTGGTGGGGTGA
- a CDS encoding 30S ribosomal protein S6e encodes MAEFDVVVGDDTGDTRQFEVEGQDANRFLGRELGEEVDGGAVGLDGYTLALTGGSDDAGRPMREDVAGDSLKELLLEGGVGYEPSRDGERKRVTVRGREISEETAQVNASVVDGGSLADALDDDEDADEDDE; translated from the coding sequence ATGGCAGAGTTCGACGTCGTCGTCGGCGACGACACCGGCGACACGCGACAGTTCGAGGTCGAAGGACAGGACGCCAACCGTTTCCTCGGTCGGGAACTCGGCGAGGAGGTCGACGGCGGTGCCGTCGGACTCGACGGCTACACGCTGGCGCTGACCGGTGGGTCCGACGACGCCGGGCGGCCGATGCGCGAGGACGTGGCGGGCGACTCGCTGAAGGAGTTGCTGCTGGAGGGTGGCGTCGGCTACGAGCCGTCTCGCGACGGCGAACGCAAGCGCGTCACCGTCCGCGGGCGTGAGATCTCCGAGGAGACGGCGCAGGTCAACGCCAGCGTCGTCGACGGCGGGTCGCTCGCGGACGCGCTGGACGACGACGAGGACGCCGACGAAGACGACGAGTGA
- a CDS encoding ArsR/SmtB family transcription factor — MSSLFPRDTDEEWAPSEEVRVVGLDDECGDVFETLSNDTRRELLRALYESPRTETELAETLDTSVQNVDYHLGILQEADLVEVSSVRYSEKRREMDVYAPAVESLAIVVSDDETTSSSIRDTLARLVGGLAVVGLASLAVDELLARVVSPRPTESALALDSSGSVAATPTLFLSPGGALFLVAATALCTLALWRHRDHLSDRLPER; from the coding sequence GTGAGCAGTCTCTTTCCGCGCGACACAGACGAGGAGTGGGCACCCAGCGAGGAGGTGAGAGTCGTGGGGCTCGACGACGAGTGTGGGGACGTGTTCGAGACGCTCTCGAACGACACGCGTCGCGAGCTGTTGCGGGCGCTGTACGAGTCGCCGCGGACGGAGACGGAGCTGGCGGAGACGCTCGACACGTCGGTCCAGAACGTCGACTACCACCTCGGCATCCTCCAGGAGGCGGACCTCGTCGAGGTCTCCTCGGTCAGGTACTCCGAGAAACGCCGGGAGATGGACGTGTACGCTCCCGCAGTCGAGTCGCTGGCGATCGTCGTCTCCGACGACGAGACGACCAGTTCCTCGATCCGCGACACCCTCGCACGACTCGTCGGCGGGTTGGCGGTCGTCGGCCTCGCGAGTCTGGCCGTCGACGAACTCCTCGCGCGGGTGGTCTCACCCCGCCCGACGGAGTCCGCCCTGGCGCTCGACTCCTCCGGGAGTGTGGCGGCGACGCCGACGCTGTTCCTCTCGCCGGGTGGCGCACTGTTCCTCGTCGCCGCGACGGCACTGTGTACACTGGCACTCTGGCGGCACCGCGATCACCTCTCCGACCGACTTCCCGAGCGGTGA